From a single Paraburkholderia edwinii genomic region:
- a CDS encoding efflux RND transporter permease subunit, translating to MWIVKLALKRPYTFIVLAILLFIVGPLAIVRTPTDIFPNINVPVVSIVWSFNGLSAQDMSQRITSIYERALTTDVDDIEHIESQSLNGVAVVKVFFHPGADINRAVAQASSNSESLLRLLPPGTLPPNIITYNASTVPVLELGLSSDTLPEQSLYDLGNSFIRTQLATVQGAAVPLPFGGKVRQVMVELDPAALQAKGLAPLDVVNAVNAQNLILPGGTAKIGTREYNVEMNGSTDSIEALNNLPIKTVNGGVVYVRDVAHVIDGYAPQTNIVRSDGKRAALLEIEKTGSASTLTIIQQVKSMLPKIEAGLPSALKVTPLSDQSVFVKSAVDGVVREAAIAACLTAAMILLFLGSWRATLIIAVSIPLAVLTSLVALSALGQTINIMTLGGLALAVGILVDDATVAIENITHHLENGEALHDAILNGSGEIAVPTFVSTLSICIVFVPMFLLSGVARYLFVPLAEAVVFAMCASYFFSRTLIPTLAMYLMRARKKVEHASHNNSPHGRFAVFARFQAAFERRFEALRKVYRGALERAIAQRRRFIPLFLLLCLGSLVLVPFIGRDFFPAVDTGEIRLHLRAPTGTRIEETARITDEVEAKIRNVIPASEQGSILDNIGVPVSGINLTYDSSDPIGSEDADVLITLKPDHRPTAQYVATLRNVLNASFPGVTFAFLPADIVSQILNFGLPAPIDVQIVGNRLDANRVVANDLLTKLRGVRGLVDARIQQPGDAPAINVNVDRTKAIQAGLTQRDVAQNLLIALSGSSQTSPNFWLDPKNGVSYPLMAEVPQYDIHSLQTLANIPITTVSPKVNPQNLLGTLGTMSRGTQQAVVSHYNVQPVLDIFASAQGRDLGGVASDVSKLVDAARAHLPPGSSIIVRGQVQSMNESFNGLGFGLVFAIVLVYLLMVVNFQSWLDPLIIVSGLPASLAGISWMLFATHTTLSVPALTGTILCIGIATANSILVINTAREKLAAGVEPLAAALDAGFSRFRPVLMTALAMLIGMLPMALGLGDGGEQNAPLGRAVIGGLAAGTLSTLIFVPVVFGMVHSWLARRRNAGRAVDSANSAHA from the coding sequence ATGTGGATCGTCAAGCTCGCGCTCAAGCGCCCGTACACGTTCATCGTGCTGGCTATCTTGCTGTTTATCGTCGGGCCGCTCGCGATCGTTCGCACGCCGACCGATATCTTCCCGAACATCAACGTGCCGGTGGTCAGCATCGTATGGTCGTTCAACGGCCTGTCCGCGCAAGACATGTCGCAGCGGATCACCTCGATCTACGAACGCGCGCTGACGACCGACGTCGACGATATCGAGCATATCGAATCGCAATCGCTGAACGGCGTCGCCGTGGTGAAAGTGTTCTTTCATCCGGGCGCTGACATCAACCGCGCCGTGGCGCAGGCGTCGTCGAACTCCGAATCGCTATTGCGGCTCCTCCCGCCCGGCACCTTGCCGCCTAACATCATTACGTACAACGCGTCGACGGTGCCGGTGCTCGAACTCGGCCTGTCGAGCGATACGCTGCCCGAGCAATCGCTGTACGACCTCGGCAACAGCTTTATCCGCACACAGCTGGCCACCGTGCAAGGCGCGGCCGTGCCGCTGCCGTTCGGCGGCAAAGTCCGCCAGGTGATGGTCGAGCTCGATCCGGCCGCGCTGCAGGCGAAGGGCCTTGCGCCGCTCGACGTGGTCAACGCGGTGAATGCACAGAACCTGATTTTGCCGGGCGGCACCGCAAAAATCGGCACGCGCGAGTACAACGTCGAGATGAACGGCAGCACCGACTCGATCGAGGCGCTGAATAACCTGCCGATCAAGACGGTGAACGGCGGCGTGGTTTATGTGCGCGACGTCGCGCATGTGATCGACGGCTACGCGCCGCAAACGAATATCGTGCGCAGCGACGGCAAGCGCGCGGCGCTGCTCGAAATCGAAAAGACCGGCAGCGCATCGACACTCACGATCATCCAGCAGGTGAAGTCGATGCTGCCGAAGATCGAGGCGGGCCTGCCGAGCGCGCTCAAAGTCACGCCGTTGTCGGACCAGTCGGTTTTTGTGAAGTCGGCAGTCGACGGCGTGGTGCGCGAAGCGGCGATCGCCGCCTGCCTGACGGCCGCGATGATTCTGCTGTTTCTCGGCAGCTGGCGCGCGACGCTGATTATCGCGGTGTCGATTCCGCTCGCCGTGTTGACGTCGCTCGTCGCGCTGTCGGCACTCGGCCAGACGATCAACATCATGACGCTGGGCGGCCTCGCGCTCGCAGTCGGCATCCTGGTTGACGACGCAACGGTCGCGATCGAGAACATCACGCATCATCTCGAGAACGGCGAAGCGCTGCACGATGCGATTCTGAACGGCTCCGGCGAAATCGCGGTGCCGACATTCGTTTCGACACTGTCGATCTGTATCGTGTTCGTGCCGATGTTTCTGTTGTCTGGCGTGGCGCGTTATCTGTTCGTGCCGCTTGCGGAAGCGGTGGTGTTCGCGATGTGCGCGTCGTACTTCTTTTCTCGCACGCTGATTCCGACGCTCGCGATGTATCTGATGCGCGCGCGCAAGAAAGTGGAGCACGCATCGCACAACAACTCGCCGCACGGACGCTTTGCCGTATTCGCACGCTTTCAGGCTGCCTTCGAACGGCGTTTCGAGGCGTTGCGCAAGGTGTATCGCGGCGCGCTCGAACGCGCGATCGCCCAGCGGCGCCGCTTTATTCCGCTGTTTCTGCTGCTGTGCCTCGGTTCGCTCGTGCTCGTACCGTTTATCGGTCGCGACTTTTTCCCGGCAGTCGACACCGGCGAAATCCGCCTGCATTTGCGTGCACCAACCGGCACGCGCATCGAAGAAACCGCACGTATCACCGACGAAGTCGAAGCAAAAATCCGTAATGTGATTCCGGCCTCGGAACAGGGCTCGATACTCGACAACATCGGCGTGCCGGTCAGCGGCATCAATCTGACTTACGACTCGTCGGACCCGATCGGCTCAGAGGACGCGGACGTCCTGATCACGTTAAAGCCGGACCACCGGCCGACCGCGCAATACGTCGCGACGCTGCGCAATGTGCTCAACGCGTCGTTTCCCGGCGTGACGTTCGCGTTTCTGCCGGCCGACATCGTGAGCCAGATCCTCAATTTCGGCCTACCCGCGCCGATCGATGTGCAGATCGTCGGCAACAGGCTCGATGCGAACCGCGTGGTCGCAAACGACCTGCTGACGAAACTGCGCGGCGTGCGCGGTCTCGTGGATGCGCGCATCCAGCAGCCCGGCGACGCACCGGCCATCAACGTGAACGTCGACCGAACCAAGGCGATCCAGGCGGGCCTCACGCAGCGCGACGTCGCGCAGAACCTGCTGATCGCGCTGTCCGGCAGTTCGCAGACCTCGCCGAATTTCTGGCTCGACCCAAAAAACGGCGTCAGCTACCCGTTGATGGCCGAAGTGCCGCAATACGACATCCATTCGCTGCAGACGCTCGCGAATATTCCGATCACGACGGTTTCGCCGAAGGTCAATCCGCAGAATCTGCTCGGCACGCTCGGCACGATGTCGCGCGGCACGCAGCAGGCGGTGGTCTCGCATTACAACGTGCAGCCGGTGCTCGATATTTTCGCGTCCGCGCAAGGGCGCGATTTAGGCGGCGTCGCGTCGGACGTGTCGAAGCTCGTCGACGCGGCGCGCGCGCATTTGCCGCCCGGCTCGTCGATTATCGTGCGCGGCCAGGTGCAGTCGATGAACGAATCGTTCAACGGCCTGGGCTTCGGCCTCGTGTTCGCGATCGTGCTCGTCTATCTGCTGATGGTGGTGAATTTTCAGTCGTGGCTCGATCCGCTGATTATCGTGAGCGGCTTGCCCGCGTCGCTCGCCGGCATCTCGTGGATGCTGTTCGCCACGCACACCACGTTAAGCGTCCCCGCGTTGACGGGCACGATTCTCTGCATCGGCATTGCGACCGCGAACAGCATTCTCGTGATCAACACCGCGCGCGAGAAACTCGCGGCCGGTGTCGAACCGCTGGCCGCCGCGCTCGACGCGGGCTTCAGCCGCTTCCGCCCGGTGCTGATGACGGCGCTCGCGATGCTGATCGGCATGCTGCCGATGGCGCTGGGCCTCGGCGACGGCGGCGAACAGAACGCACCGCTTGGCCGCGCCGTGATCGGCGGACTCGCGGCCGGCACGTTGTCGACGTTGATTTTCGTGCCGGTGGTGTTCGGCATGGTCCATAGCTGGCTCGCCAGGCGCAGGAATGCGGGGCGTGCGGTTGATTCCGCGAATTCCGCGCACGCGTGA
- a CDS encoding c-type cytochrome — protein sequence MSTRSRLATVVATAVALLVLSAAAGLAFIYSGLYNVAASSKDNPVIAWMLHRTYEASLHRHGGKDLPPADLMSLENVRAGARMYDSTCALCHGAPDRPLSAVGQGIEPAAPQLLAASRRNNPPLMFWVIKHGVNMTAMPSFGKTQSDATIWQLAAFLYNGRGITKDRYDTLKSGAN from the coding sequence ATGTCCACTCGTTCCCGACTCGCCACCGTTGTCGCGACGGCGGTTGCATTGCTTGTGCTGTCCGCCGCCGCGGGCCTCGCGTTTATCTATTCCGGCCTCTACAACGTCGCGGCCAGCTCGAAAGACAACCCGGTCATCGCATGGATGCTGCACCGGACGTACGAAGCCTCGCTGCACCGGCACGGCGGCAAGGACCTGCCGCCGGCCGACCTGATGTCGCTCGAAAATGTCCGCGCCGGCGCGCGCATGTACGACTCGACCTGCGCGCTATGTCACGGCGCACCCGACCGGCCATTGAGCGCGGTCGGGCAGGGCATCGAACCCGCGGCGCCGCAACTGCTCGCGGCAAGCCGCCGCAACAACCCGCCATTGATGTTCTGGGTGATCAAGCACGGCGTGAATATGACCGCAATGCCTTCCTTCGGCAAAACGCAGTCGGACGCGACGATCTGGCAACTGGCCGCGTTTCTCTATAACGGTCGCGGTATCACGAAAGACCGGTACGACACGCTCAAGTCCGGCGCGAACTGA
- a CDS encoding L-rhamnose mutarotase, producing the protein MRKMAMLVGIAPEKIAEYKALHAAVWPAVLARIRQSNIRNYSIFLREPENLLVGYWEYHGDDFNTDMAAIAADPETQRWWELTAPCQTRLASARDHEQWSMMDQVFDLDG; encoded by the coding sequence ATGCGCAAGATGGCCATGCTGGTCGGCATCGCGCCGGAGAAAATCGCCGAATACAAGGCGCTGCACGCGGCCGTATGGCCTGCCGTTCTGGCACGCATCCGGCAGTCTAATATCCGCAATTACTCGATTTTCCTGCGCGAGCCGGAAAATCTGCTGGTCGGCTACTGGGAATACCACGGCGACGATTTCAATACCGATATGGCGGCGATCGCGGCCGACCCCGAGACGCAGCGCTGGTGGGAATTGACCGCGCCTTGCCAGACGCGGCTTGCGAGCGCCAGGGATCACGAACAGTGGTCGATGATGGACCAGGTGTTTGATCTCGACGGCTAG
- a CDS encoding helix-turn-helix domain-containing GNAT family N-acetyltransferase has protein sequence MDFVAQPEKSRDRTILELREFSRKLVRELGFMRSTLANSELAPSACHAIIEIGGAPGMPARDLANLLRLDKSNTSRQLAKLEEGGLVYRETSSDDARSSLLYLTEAGQKLRRKIDRFATDQVSNALRKLVPEDQQALVRSLALYADALAVDNDTGKTARDAPALAPAGQIETGYRPGCIGDIAALHGRYYARESGFGAFFERRVASELADFAYQLPASGKELWCYVQDDRTLASIAIDGDEATGKAHLRWFIVDDAVRGTGVGRRLLAKALDYVDARFNETFLWTFKGLDAARHLYESEGFTLTHEAEGMHWGQPVVEQRFDRPSRGEPRG, from the coding sequence ATGGACTTCGTCGCACAACCCGAAAAGTCGCGCGACCGCACGATCCTCGAACTGCGCGAGTTCTCGCGCAAGCTTGTGCGCGAACTCGGCTTCATGCGCTCGACGCTTGCCAACAGCGAGCTTGCGCCGTCCGCGTGCCACGCGATTATCGAGATCGGCGGCGCGCCGGGCATGCCGGCGCGCGATCTCGCGAATCTGCTGCGCCTCGACAAATCGAATACGAGCCGGCAACTGGCGAAGCTCGAGGAAGGCGGGCTCGTCTATCGCGAGACGTCGAGCGACGACGCGCGTTCGTCGCTGCTTTATCTGACCGAAGCGGGGCAAAAACTGCGCAGAAAGATCGACCGCTTCGCGACCGACCAGGTGTCGAATGCATTGCGCAAGCTCGTACCGGAGGATCAGCAGGCGCTCGTGCGATCGCTCGCGCTCTATGCGGATGCGCTCGCAGTCGATAACGACACGGGCAAGACGGCGCGCGACGCGCCCGCCCTCGCGCCGGCGGGGCAGATCGAGACCGGCTACCGGCCCGGCTGCATCGGCGATATCGCGGCCCTGCACGGGCGTTACTACGCGCGCGAGTCGGGCTTCGGCGCGTTCTTTGAGCGGCGCGTTGCATCGGAGCTGGCCGACTTCGCTTACCAGCTGCCCGCCAGCGGCAAGGAATTGTGGTGCTACGTGCAAGACGACCGCACGCTCGCTTCGATCGCCATCGACGGCGACGAGGCGACCGGCAAAGCGCACCTGCGCTGGTTTATCGTCGACGACGCGGTGCGCGGCACCGGCGTCGGGCGCCGTCTGCTCGCGAAAGCACTCGATTACGTCGACGCGCGCTTCAACGAGACCTTTCTATGGACGTTCAAAGGGCTCGACGCCGCGCGTCATCTGTACGAATCGGAGGGCTTCACGCTTACGCACGAAGCCGAGGGCATGCATTGGGGACAGCCGGTGGTCGAGCAGCGCTTTGACCGGCCGTCGCGCGGTGAGCCGCGTGGCTAG
- a CDS encoding alpha/beta hydrolase family protein: protein MRDLLGKTAAKAAAFLLTFIVGTAACAAPVGELHRTAYDPTASLRDAQHRTQLRITVWYPASADAVERPVTIGPPDKPLFNVGADAPNAPFAAGERRPVILLSHGFGGSARIMGWFGIALARDGYVVVAVDHPGNNAGDPMTIPGALLSWDRAEDLRVALDAVARDPLVGPHIDIARLGIAGFSAGGFTSLVAAGARVQPSRLEQLCRVHPDDAMCKPQLEFTVTQQDYYREIERPEIRAAFAHAEDNHGIAHVRAVFVMAPALVQEIDPASLEALHTPVRIFVGDADTVAPAPSNAVVAARLIPDAMLTRLDGVTHYDFLATCAAAARATIPPCAQAVRQDEVHRLTLNAATAFFEARLGTAAH from the coding sequence ATGCGCGATCTGCTTGGGAAGACCGCTGCAAAGGCCGCGGCATTTCTGCTGACATTTATCGTTGGCACGGCTGCTTGCGCAGCGCCGGTCGGCGAACTTCACCGCACCGCGTACGATCCGACCGCGAGCCTGCGCGACGCGCAGCATCGCACGCAACTGCGCATCACCGTCTGGTATCCGGCGAGTGCCGACGCGGTGGAACGACCCGTTACGATCGGTCCACCGGACAAACCGCTCTTCAACGTCGGCGCCGACGCGCCCAACGCGCCTTTTGCGGCAGGCGAGCGGCGCCCCGTCATTCTGCTGTCGCACGGCTTCGGCGGCAGCGCCCGCATCATGGGCTGGTTCGGCATCGCGCTCGCGCGCGACGGCTATGTCGTCGTCGCGGTCGATCACCCCGGCAACAACGCAGGCGACCCAATGACGATACCGGGCGCATTGCTGTCGTGGGATCGCGCGGAAGACCTGCGCGTCGCGCTCGATGCAGTGGCGCGCGATCCGCTCGTCGGGCCGCACATCGATATTGCGCGGCTCGGTATCGCGGGCTTTTCGGCCGGCGGCTTTACGTCGCTGGTGGCAGCCGGCGCGCGCGTTCAGCCGAGCCGCCTCGAGCAGTTGTGCCGCGTGCATCCCGACGATGCAATGTGCAAGCCGCAACTCGAATTCACGGTGACGCAGCAGGATTACTATCGCGAAATCGAGCGCCCCGAGATTCGCGCCGCGTTTGCGCATGCTGAAGACAATCACGGCATCGCGCACGTTCGCGCGGTGTTTGTGATGGCGCCGGCGCTCGTGCAGGAGATCGATCCCGCGAGCCTCGAGGCACTGCACACACCCGTGCGCATCTTCGTGGGCGATGCGGATACGGTCGCGCCCGCGCCATCGAACGCCGTGGTCGCTGCACGCCTGATTCCCGACGCAATGCTCACGCGCCTCGACGGCGTGACGCACTACGATTTCCTTGCGACCTGCGCCGCCGCGGCGCGCGCAACGATACCCCCATGCGCGCAGGCGGTCCGCCAGGACGAAGTGCATCGGCTGACGCTCAATGCGGCGACCGCGTTCTTCGAAGCGCGGCTCGGCACTGCGGCGCACTGA
- a CDS encoding MFS transporter, with protein MEQGQIAVGARGRWYDGLTAMHWRVLRASFLGWIFDGYEALVLVVVLVPMLHSVLTPAQAASSTIYAGIVIGITLLGWGIGGLVGGILADYVGRKRMMLWSVLLYALFSGFTALSDTVWTLCALRFLTGLAMGSEWSTGIALLSETWPEEARAKGAGFLQSGFGWGTLTAAVVWYAMSSLHPLGAETWRLMFVLGAVPALFVLYIRRGVNESEKWQRAVREKRWNATSASVSASSPAQRGTNAGVNGAANAAATATTHSEKRPFTLAQLFNEREAARRTLILLVLSIVTTVGWWAISSWLPTHTVAIAKAQNIADPMSWGSKVSISYTIGAIVAYMVAGFIIDAIGRKAFLSLSFVGSLVTTVITYKFTSSVEAMMVVAPINGFFTLGCAYVWMAIYPCELFTSTVRSTAISFVFNAARLIAWVFPIIAGSMIKSFGGVPQAAMALGSVYVIGIVLPWFLPETRGKGMPD; from the coding sequence ATGGAACAAGGGCAAATTGCGGTCGGCGCACGCGGCCGCTGGTACGACGGTCTGACGGCGATGCACTGGCGCGTGCTGCGCGCGAGCTTTCTCGGCTGGATCTTCGACGGCTATGAGGCGCTCGTGCTGGTCGTCGTGCTCGTGCCGATGCTGCATTCGGTGCTGACGCCGGCGCAGGCCGCATCGTCGACCATCTACGCCGGGATCGTGATCGGCATCACGCTGCTCGGCTGGGGCATCGGCGGACTCGTCGGCGGTATTCTCGCCGACTACGTCGGTCGCAAGCGCATGATGCTGTGGTCGGTACTGTTATACGCCCTGTTCTCCGGTTTCACTGCGCTCTCCGATACGGTCTGGACCTTGTGCGCACTGCGCTTTCTGACCGGCCTCGCAATGGGCAGCGAATGGAGCACGGGCATTGCGCTGCTGTCCGAGACGTGGCCCGAGGAAGCGCGTGCGAAAGGCGCCGGCTTTCTGCAATCGGGCTTCGGTTGGGGCACGCTGACGGCCGCGGTCGTCTGGTACGCGATGTCGTCGCTCCATCCGCTCGGCGCCGAAACATGGCGTCTGATGTTCGTGCTCGGCGCGGTGCCCGCGCTGTTCGTCTTGTATATCCGGCGCGGCGTGAACGAATCGGAGAAATGGCAGCGCGCGGTGCGCGAGAAACGCTGGAATGCGACGTCGGCTTCGGTGTCCGCATCGTCGCCCGCGCAACGAGGCACGAATGCAGGGGTGAACGGAGCGGCAAATGCAGCCGCAACCGCAACGACGCACAGCGAAAAACGTCCTTTCACGCTCGCGCAACTGTTCAACGAGCGCGAGGCCGCACGCCGCACGCTGATTCTGCTCGTGCTGTCGATCGTCACGACGGTCGGCTGGTGGGCGATCTCGAGCTGGCTGCCCACACACACCGTAGCGATCGCAAAAGCGCAAAACATTGCCGACCCAATGTCGTGGGGCTCGAAGGTGTCGATCTCGTACACGATCGGCGCGATCGTCGCGTATATGGTCGCGGGCTTCATTATCGATGCGATCGGCCGCAAGGCGTTTCTGTCGCTGAGCTTCGTCGGCTCGCTCGTGACGACGGTGATCACCTACAAATTCACGTCGAGCGTCGAAGCGATGATGGTCGTCGCGCCGATCAACGGCTTTTTCACGCTCGGCTGCGCGTACGTATGGATGGCGATCTATCCGTGCGAACTGTTCACGAGCACCGTCCGTTCGACGGCGATCAGCTTCGTGTTCAATGCGGCGCGGCTGATTGCGTGGGTCTTTCCGATTATCGCAGGCAGCATGATCAAGTCGTTCGGTGGCGTGCCGCAAGCGGCGATGGCGCTCGGCTCGGTCTATGTGATCGGGATCGTGCTGCCGTGGTTCCTGCCGGAAACGCGCGGAAAGGGCATGCCGGACTGA
- a CDS encoding NADH:flavin oxidoreductase/NADH oxidase yields MDATLFSPLKLGSLELANRIVISPMCQYSAIEGSASAWHRIHIGNLSQSGAAMMLLEATAVEPAGRITPQCLGLYSDDNERALARVLEDVREFSDMPIGVQLNHAGRKASSEPPWRGGTLIAAADGGWQTFAPSPIAQRDGEATPAGLDRAGLQRIRDAFVASARRAARVGLASIELHFAHGYLLHQFLSPLSNQRSDEYGGSLENRMRFPLEIFEAVRAAWPADKPLGVRVSATDWVEGGWELDGTIELALRLKQLGCDWIDVSTGGLSPLQKIPLGPHYQIPFAKAVREATGMTTVGVGLVTQAADADKVIRSGEADLIALARAVLWDPRWPWHAAAELGASVTAPPQYWRSEPRGVNKVFSGASFGQR; encoded by the coding sequence ATGGACGCAACACTTTTCTCTCCTCTGAAGCTCGGCTCGCTCGAACTGGCGAACCGAATCGTGATCAGCCCGATGTGCCAGTACAGCGCGATCGAAGGCTCGGCTAGCGCATGGCATCGCATTCACATCGGCAACCTGTCGCAAAGCGGCGCGGCCATGATGCTGCTCGAAGCGACCGCGGTCGAACCGGCGGGACGCATTACGCCGCAATGTCTCGGCCTCTATTCGGACGACAACGAGCGCGCGCTCGCCCGCGTGCTCGAGGACGTGCGCGAGTTCAGCGATATGCCGATCGGCGTGCAGCTGAACCATGCGGGCCGCAAGGCCTCGAGCGAACCGCCGTGGCGAGGCGGCACGCTGATCGCCGCCGCAGACGGCGGCTGGCAGACCTTTGCGCCGTCGCCGATCGCGCAGCGCGACGGCGAAGCGACACCCGCCGGACTCGATCGTGCCGGCTTGCAGCGGATTCGCGACGCGTTTGTCGCGAGTGCACGGCGCGCGGCGCGCGTTGGACTTGCCTCGATCGAATTGCACTTCGCGCATGGCTATCTGCTGCACCAGTTTCTGTCACCGCTGTCGAATCAACGCAGCGACGAATACGGCGGCTCGCTCGAAAACCGCATGCGCTTTCCGCTCGAGATATTCGAAGCGGTGCGCGCCGCGTGGCCGGCGGACAAGCCGCTCGGCGTGCGCGTGTCGGCGACCGACTGGGTGGAGGGCGGCTGGGAACTCGACGGCACGATCGAACTCGCGCTGCGGTTGAAACAGCTTGGCTGCGACTGGATCGACGTGTCGACGGGCGGCTTGTCGCCATTGCAGAAGATTCCGCTTGGCCCGCATTATCAAATTCCGTTTGCGAAGGCGGTGCGCGAGGCGACCGGCATGACCACGGTCGGCGTTGGCCTCGTCACGCAGGCGGCCGATGCGGACAAGGTCATTCGCAGCGGCGAGGCCGATCTGATCGCGCTGGCTCGCGCGGTGTTGTGGGATCCGCGCTGGCCGTGGCATGCGGCGGCGGAACTCGGCGCAAGCGTGACGGCGCCGCCGCAATACTGGCGCAGCGAGCCGCGCGGCGTGAACAAGGTGTTCAGCGGCGCGTCGTTCGGACAGCGGTAA
- a CDS encoding LysR family transcriptional regulator — MRATEERPLRFDIESLRIFVAVVEEGSIAAASGRMHLVASAVSKRVSDLEAEAGTPLLYRHSRGVLATPAGDALYHHAKRLVEHLQQISDELSEYSQGLRGHARIYVNFTAMVLYLPAALNSFLHVNPQVRVDMVEKTSDEVVQAIASGVADLGICAASRDALGDLQVRPYRVDKLVLIVPKAHRFAERTRVAFDETLDDDFVCMPYGTSIPKLCRAAAERAGRRMRVRIEVTSFEGVRNMVGAGLGIGVLPEGSVLPYLESAGIRAIELEEPWAFRPLVIVARNFDTLPMPARILVDHLQKDAAAVVPVVGPRAA; from the coding sequence ATGCGCGCCACCGAGGAGCGTCCGCTGCGCTTCGACATCGAATCGCTGCGGATTTTTGTCGCCGTCGTCGAAGAAGGCAGCATCGCGGCCGCGTCGGGCAGGATGCATCTGGTTGCGTCGGCGGTCAGCAAGCGCGTGTCGGATCTCGAAGCCGAGGCTGGCACGCCGCTGCTCTATCGGCATAGCCGCGGCGTGCTGGCCACGCCGGCCGGCGACGCACTCTATCATCATGCGAAGCGGCTCGTCGAGCATCTGCAGCAGATCTCCGACGAACTGTCGGAGTACTCGCAAGGCTTGCGCGGCCATGCGCGCATTTACGTGAATTTCACCGCGATGGTGCTGTATCTGCCGGCGGCGCTCAATTCGTTTCTGCATGTGAATCCGCAAGTGCGCGTCGATATGGTCGAGAAGACCAGCGACGAAGTCGTGCAGGCCATCGCCAGCGGCGTCGCCGATCTCGGCATCTGCGCGGCCTCGCGCGATGCATTGGGCGACCTGCAGGTGCGTCCCTATCGCGTCGACAAACTCGTGCTGATCGTGCCGAAGGCACACCGCTTCGCCGAACGCACGCGCGTCGCCTTCGACGAGACGCTCGACGACGATTTCGTTTGCATGCCGTACGGCACGTCGATTCCGAAACTATGCCGTGCAGCCGCCGAACGCGCGGGCCGGCGCATGCGCGTGCGCATCGAGGTGACAAGCTTCGAGGGCGTGCGCAATATGGTCGGTGCGGGTCTCGGCATTGGCGTATTGCCGGAGGGAAGCGTGCTGCCTTATCTCGAGTCGGCGGGCATTCGCGCCATCGAACTCGAAGAACCGTGGGCGTTCCGGCCGCTCGTGATCGTGGCGCGCAACTTCGATACGCTGCCGATGCCGGCGCGTATTCTTGTCGATCATTTGCAGAAGGATGCGGCGGCGGTTGTGCCGGTCGTTGGGCCGCGTGCGGCGTGA
- a CDS encoding alpha/beta fold hydrolase has protein sequence MHSCDDDLAQFAATGAPPLPASEREGHIEHDGASLWYAACGMRGDRVPVVLLHGGLGHSGNWGHQVPALVAAGHYVVTIDSRGHGRSTRDARPYRYELMASDVRAVLDALHLERVALIGWSDGACTSLILAAQAPERVAGVFFFGCNMSPDGAKPFVATPVIDHCFERHVKDYRQLSATPHEFDAFVEAVSTMQKTEPNWSAHQLAQIRVPVTIAQSEHDEFIKREHAEYLARSIPGAQWQLLERVSHFAPLQRPAQFNRALESFLAQLV, from the coding sequence ATGCATTCATGCGACGACGACCTCGCACAGTTCGCTGCAACAGGTGCACCGCCGTTACCCGCAAGCGAGCGTGAAGGCCATATCGAACACGATGGCGCAAGCCTCTGGTATGCGGCTTGCGGAATGCGCGGCGACCGCGTGCCGGTCGTGCTGCTGCATGGCGGCCTCGGTCATAGCGGGAACTGGGGTCACCAGGTGCCGGCGCTCGTGGCAGCAGGGCATTACGTCGTCACGATCGACAGCCGTGGCCATGGCCGCAGCACACGCGACGCGCGTCCTTATCGCTATGAATTGATGGCATCGGACGTCCGCGCGGTGCTCGACGCATTGCATCTCGAACGGGTCGCGCTGATCGGATGGAGCGACGGCGCGTGCACGTCGCTGATACTCGCGGCGCAAGCGCCCGAGCGCGTGGCCGGCGTGTTCTTCTTCGGCTGCAATATGAGCCCGGACGGCGCGAAACCTTTCGTCGCGACGCCGGTGATCGACCATTGCTTCGAAAGGCATGTGAAGGACTATCGGCAGCTTTCGGCCACGCCGCACGAGTTCGATGCATTCGTCGAAGCGGTTAGCACGATGCAAAAGACCGAGCCGAACTGGAGCGCGCATCAACTCGCGCAGATTCGCGTGCCGGTGACGATCGCGCAAAGCGAACATGACGAATTCATCAAGCGCGAACACGCCGAGTATCTGGCGCGCAGCATTCCGGGGGCGCAGTGGCAGCTACTGGAACGTGTCAGTCACTTCGCGCCGCTGCAACGGCCTGCGCAATTCAATCGCGCGCTGGAATCGTTCCTTGCGCAACTTGTGTGA